Proteins encoded within one genomic window of Candidatus Binataceae bacterium:
- a CDS encoding efflux RND transporter periplasmic adaptor subunit, with protein sequence MLIATACSHEADEHAFGREAVAVLAAKAVEKTVANQVQAIGRVEAFSTVNVKSQVAGQITEVNFKQGQDVKQGELLFTIDPRPFQAALLQAEANLARDVAQAKKADADSQRYSFLLKQGVGSRQQYDQAVADSGAADAAVAADKAAVETAKLNLAYTQIRSPIDGRTGDLLVHAGNVIKANEDNPMVVINQVRPVYVDFAIPEQKLPEVREYISERKLPVSVSLPNQQQTPETGELSFIDNTVDRTTGTINLKGTFTNTDGRLWPGEFVDATLVLSEQPNTVVVPSQAIQTGQDGSYVFVIDHAMKVTIRPVVIGTSANGETVVERGVKAGEMVVTDGQLKLMPGASVVIKSGLGSSNGVAS encoded by the coding sequence ATGCTGATCGCCACGGCATGCTCGCACGAGGCCGACGAGCACGCGTTCGGACGCGAGGCGGTAGCAGTTCTGGCGGCGAAAGCGGTCGAGAAAACCGTCGCCAACCAGGTTCAAGCGATCGGCCGCGTCGAGGCGTTCTCGACCGTCAACGTCAAGTCGCAGGTTGCAGGGCAAATCACCGAGGTGAACTTCAAACAGGGTCAGGACGTGAAGCAGGGCGAGCTCCTGTTCACGATCGATCCGCGGCCGTTCCAGGCCGCACTCCTTCAGGCTGAGGCCAACCTGGCGCGCGACGTCGCGCAGGCGAAAAAGGCCGACGCTGACTCGCAGCGCTACTCGTTCCTGCTCAAGCAGGGCGTCGGATCGCGCCAACAATACGATCAGGCTGTCGCGGATTCCGGTGCGGCCGATGCCGCCGTGGCGGCGGACAAGGCCGCGGTCGAAACGGCTAAACTGAATCTCGCCTACACGCAAATTCGGTCGCCAATCGACGGCCGCACCGGCGATCTGCTGGTTCACGCCGGCAACGTGATCAAGGCGAACGAAGACAATCCGATGGTCGTGATCAACCAGGTGCGACCGGTCTACGTTGACTTCGCGATACCGGAGCAGAAACTGCCCGAGGTTCGCGAGTACATCTCAGAGCGCAAGCTGCCGGTTTCGGTTTCGCTGCCCAATCAGCAGCAGACGCCGGAGACCGGCGAGCTGAGCTTTATCGACAACACTGTCGACCGCACCACCGGAACCATCAACCTGAAAGGCACCTTCACCAACACCGACGGCCGCCTGTGGCCGGGTGAGTTCGTCGATGCGACGCTCGTGCTGAGCGAGCAGCCGAACACAGTCGTCGTGCCGTCGCAGGCGATCCAGACCGGGCAGGACGGCTCCTACGTCTTCGTCATCGACCATGCGATGAAGGTTACGATACGGCCGGTCGTCATCGGCACTTCGGCCAATGGCGAAACCGTGGTCGAGCGCGGCGTCAAAGCCGGCGAGATGGTCGTGACCGACGGCCAACTGAAGCTGATGCCGGGCGCGAGCGTCGTGATAAAGAGCGGGCTTGGCAGCTCGAACGGAGTTGCGTCGTGA